The Niastella koreensis GR20-10 genome includes a window with the following:
- a CDS encoding HAD family hydrolase, giving the protein MKNIIFDLGGVLLNLDVPKTSAAFKALGLTHIDELFRIGFATSFFRDYEMGTISDEEFVEKALQLTAPGTTPAQVIAAWNDMLLDFPAERVEFLKQLQSKYHIYLFSNTNQIHLLHFHKAYREVYGGEMDDLFIKAYYSHLIRMRKPDVAAFEYVIKASGVNAAETLFIDDALINVEGAHKAGLQALHLSDGKTILDLGL; this is encoded by the coding sequence GTGAAGAACATAATTTTTGATTTGGGCGGAGTTTTACTCAACCTGGATGTACCAAAAACCAGTGCAGCATTTAAAGCATTAGGGCTAACCCATATTGATGAACTGTTTCGCATTGGGTTTGCCACTTCTTTTTTCAGGGATTATGAGATGGGCACCATTTCGGACGAGGAGTTTGTAGAAAAAGCACTGCAACTAACGGCGCCCGGCACCACCCCGGCGCAGGTAATTGCGGCCTGGAATGATATGTTGCTCGATTTTCCGGCGGAGCGCGTGGAATTTCTTAAACAGCTACAAAGCAAATATCACATTTACTTATTCAGCAATACCAATCAAATTCACCTGTTGCATTTTCACAAGGCTTACCGGGAAGTGTATGGCGGCGAAATGGACGACCTTTTTATAAAGGCTTATTATTCCCACCTTATAAGAATGCGTAAACCCGACGTAGCGGCATTTGAGTATGTTATAAAGGCTAGTGGTGTTAATGCGGCAGAAACCCTGTTCATTGACGATGCCCTGATAAATGTGGAAGGGGCGCATAAAGCCGGGTTACAGGCATTGCATCTGAGCGATGGAAAAACGATCCTTGATCTGGGACTGTAA
- the bglX gene encoding beta-glucosidase BglX produces MRSTLLTIVTLSFLLHATAQTSHAKMKAYVASLMSKMTLDEKIGQLNLVTPGWGVPTGSVVSRGVEDNIRKGRVGGLFGIFGPDKIRQAQTLAVKESRLHIPLIFGLDVIHGHKTIFPIPLGLSCSWDTTLIERSARIAAVEATADGLCWVYSPMVDIARDPRWGRIAEGSGEDPYLGSKIARAMVKGYQGTDLSKDNTVMACVKHFALYGAAEAGRDYNTTDMSRIKMFNEYLPPYKAAVDAGVGSVMSSFNEIDGIPATGNHWLLTELLRNKWGFKGFVVSDYTSVNEMMAHGMGDLPTVSALALKAGLDMDMVGEGFLTTLQNSLKAGKVTLQEINDACQRVLEAKYKLGLFDDPYRYINESRPGKEILTAQNRQAAREAATHTMVLLKNERQVLPLKKSGTIALIGPLADNHSEMLGTWAVSGDKTKSVSIIEGLKNVAGSGVQILLAKGANITDDTAFAKRISPFDKPTEIDARTPDAMIQEAIDVAGKADVVVAVVGEAAEMSGESASRTSLDLPGSQRKLIETLIKTGKPLVVVLLNGRPLTIPWLHEQAPAILEAWFAGTEAGNAIADVLFGDYNPSGKLTTSFPRNVGQIPIYYNHKNTGRPYEGGNPKFKSDYLDVDNSPLYPFGYGLSYTTFSYDTIQLSQNTLRPGQSITASVMVKNTGNMAGEETVQLYIRDLAGSVTRPVKELKGFQKIILNAGEMKKVEFTITENDLKFYNSELKYVAEPGEFKIFIGTSSRDVKETGFRLVK; encoded by the coding sequence ATGCGCAGCACATTATTAACGATTGTTACCTTATCCTTTCTGTTGCACGCAACCGCACAAACATCCCACGCCAAAATGAAGGCGTATGTGGCCAGCCTCATGAGCAAAATGACGCTGGACGAAAAGATCGGTCAGCTGAACCTGGTAACACCCGGCTGGGGTGTGCCAACCGGTTCCGTAGTAAGCAGGGGTGTGGAAGATAATATCCGCAAAGGACGCGTAGGCGGACTGTTCGGCATTTTCGGCCCTGATAAAATACGCCAGGCGCAAACGCTGGCCGTAAAAGAAAGCCGGCTGCATATTCCACTCATCTTTGGGTTAGATGTGATACATGGCCACAAAACTATTTTTCCTATTCCACTCGGCCTCTCCTGTTCCTGGGATACTACACTGATAGAACGCAGTGCGCGCATTGCTGCCGTAGAAGCTACAGCCGATGGATTGTGCTGGGTATACTCGCCTATGGTGGATATTGCGCGTGATCCACGCTGGGGGCGGATTGCTGAAGGCTCGGGCGAAGACCCTTACCTGGGTTCAAAAATAGCAAGGGCCATGGTGAAAGGCTACCAGGGCACAGACCTGTCGAAAGACAATACTGTAATGGCCTGTGTAAAACATTTTGCCCTGTATGGAGCCGCAGAAGCCGGCCGCGATTACAATACCACCGACATGAGCCGTATTAAAATGTTCAATGAATACCTGCCACCCTACAAGGCGGCTGTTGATGCCGGCGTGGGCAGTGTAATGAGCTCTTTTAATGAAATAGATGGCATTCCGGCAACAGGCAATCACTGGCTGCTGACGGAGCTGTTACGCAATAAATGGGGCTTTAAAGGTTTTGTGGTATCGGATTATACCTCGGTTAATGAAATGATGGCGCATGGTATGGGCGATCTGCCAACCGTATCGGCCCTGGCGTTGAAGGCCGGGTTGGATATGGACATGGTAGGCGAAGGCTTTCTGACCACTTTACAAAACTCCCTCAAAGCCGGTAAGGTAACACTGCAAGAAATAAACGATGCCTGCCAGCGTGTACTGGAAGCCAAATACAAGCTGGGGTTGTTCGATGACCCTTATCGTTACATAAACGAATCGAGGCCCGGTAAAGAGATCCTGACAGCGCAGAACCGGCAGGCAGCCCGGGAAGCGGCCACCCACACGATGGTGCTGTTAAAAAATGAGCGGCAGGTGCTGCCTTTAAAAAAATCAGGCACCATTGCGTTAATAGGTCCGCTGGCCGATAACCATTCAGAAATGCTGGGCACCTGGGCCGTAAGTGGCGATAAAACAAAAAGTGTAAGTATAATCGAAGGGTTGAAAAATGTGGCAGGCAGCGGCGTGCAGATCCTGTTGGCAAAAGGCGCCAACATCACCGATGATACGGCATTTGCCAAACGCATCAGTCCGTTTGACAAACCAACAGAGATCGATGCCCGTACCCCGGATGCCATGATACAGGAAGCGATTGACGTAGCCGGAAAAGCAGACGTAGTGGTTGCTGTTGTGGGCGAAGCAGCGGAAATGTCGGGCGAATCAGCCAGCCGTACCAGCCTGGATTTACCCGGCAGCCAGCGAAAGCTGATTGAAACCCTGATAAAAACCGGAAAGCCGCTGGTGGTGGTATTATTGAATGGCCGCCCGCTTACCATACCCTGGCTCCATGAGCAGGCGCCCGCCATTCTGGAAGCCTGGTTTGCGGGAACCGAAGCCGGCAACGCCATTGCCGATGTGTTGTTTGGGGATTATAATCCTTCGGGCAAACTCACTACCTCTTTTCCACGCAATGTGGGCCAGATACCTATTTACTACAATCACAAAAATACCGGCCGGCCTTACGAAGGCGGTAATCCAAAATTCAAATCAGACTACCTGGATGTAGATAATTCGCCTTTGTACCCCTTTGGTTACGGGCTCAGTTATACTACGTTTTCCTACGATACCATTCAACTCAGCCAAAACACCTTACGGCCCGGGCAGTCGATAACCGCTTCTGTTATGGTTAAGAATACCGGGAATATGGCCGGGGAAGAAACGGTTCAACTGTACATCCGCGACCTGGCAGGGTCTGTGACCCGTCCGGTAAAAGAATTGAAAGGTTTTCAGAAAATAATCCTGAATGCCGGGGAAATGAAAAAAGTGGAATTCACTATTACGGAGAACGACCTGAAATTTTACAACAGTGAGCTGAAATATGTGGCCGAACCTGGCGAATTTAAGATCTTCATTGGCACCAGTAGCCGGGATGTAAAGGAAACCGGCTTTAGGTTGGTGAAATAA
- a CDS encoding family 43 glycosylhydrolase, translating to MFKRLTYIAVFLAVLVPQVFPQSNANSERVQKEKAGRSPTGETPAFTNHTYCNPINIDYGYTPIPNFTEWGKHRATADPVIVLYKGDYYLFSTNQWGYWYSSDMSNWHFVSRSFLKPWHKVYDDLCAPAVWVMGDTLLVFGSTYSTNFPIWMSTNPKANEWKEAIDSFEIGGWDPDFFLDDDGRLYMYNGSSNRYPLYGIQIDRKTFMPKGTRKEMYLLEPWRYGWQRFGEFQDNTFLDPFIEGAWMTKYNGKYYLQYGAPGTEFSGYADGVVVGDHPLGPFVPQSLPLSYKPGGFARGAGHGATFKDPFNNWWHVSTIVIAVKNNFERRIGIWPAGFDKDDVMYMDAAFGDYPHYLPANRGKSEIQPVLEKSRVLPNSPSTGGGRGEAAFTGWMLLNYSKPVTVSSTLASYNANFAVDESIKTYWSAATGNKGEWIATDLGGICTVHAIQLNYADQDVNFLGKQQGTYHQYKLYQSADGKNWKLLIDKSNNKTDVPHDYIELPNPVQTRYIKLENIHMPGGKFAISGLRVFGNGNGNKPDTVKQFIVLRTEKDKRSAWLKWSPVDNAYAYNIYMGLAPDKLYNCVMVYSNNEYYCKAMDKEKPYYFTIEAINENGVSARSKVIKAE from the coding sequence ATGTTTAAAAGACTAACTTATATAGCTGTTTTCCTTGCGGTCCTTGTTCCGCAGGTTTTTCCTCAAAGCAATGCGAATTCAGAACGTGTGCAGAAAGAAAAGGCGGGCCGTTCCCCAACCGGAGAAACGCCCGCCTTTACCAACCATACCTATTGTAATCCCATAAATATTGACTACGGCTATACGCCCATTCCCAATTTTACCGAATGGGGTAAACACCGCGCTACCGCCGATCCGGTGATTGTGCTATACAAGGGCGATTATTATTTATTCAGCACCAATCAGTGGGGGTATTGGTACAGCAGCGATATGAGTAACTGGCATTTTGTTTCCCGCTCATTTTTGAAACCCTGGCACAAAGTGTATGACGACCTGTGTGCACCGGCGGTTTGGGTGATGGGCGATACCTTGCTGGTATTTGGTTCAACCTATTCAACCAACTTTCCCATTTGGATGAGCACCAATCCCAAAGCGAATGAATGGAAAGAAGCCATCGATTCATTTGAAATAGGCGGCTGGGACCCCGACTTTTTCCTGGACGACGATGGCAGGTTGTATATGTACAATGGCAGCAGCAACCGGTATCCATTGTATGGGATTCAAATAGACCGTAAAACATTTATGCCTAAGGGCACCCGCAAGGAAATGTATTTGCTGGAACCCTGGCGGTATGGCTGGCAGCGTTTTGGTGAATTCCAGGATAACACTTTCCTGGATCCTTTTATTGAAGGCGCCTGGATGACAAAATATAACGGAAAATACTACCTGCAATATGGGGCGCCCGGTACAGAGTTCAGCGGTTATGCCGATGGTGTGGTGGTTGGCGATCATCCGCTGGGGCCGTTTGTTCCGCAATCGTTACCCCTCAGTTACAAGCCAGGAGGTTTTGCCCGCGGTGCAGGACATGGCGCTACTTTTAAAGACCCATTCAACAACTGGTGGCATGTATCTACCATAGTTATAGCAGTAAAAAATAATTTTGAACGGCGCATTGGCATCTGGCCGGCCGGTTTTGACAAAGACGATGTGATGTATATGGATGCGGCGTTCGGAGATTACCCTCATTATCTACCGGCAAATCGTGGAAAGTCTGAAATACAACCTGTTTTAGAAAAGAGTCGGGTGCTGCCAAACTCTCCCTCCACCGGAGGGGGCCGGGGGGAGGCCGCCTTTACCGGCTGGATGCTTCTCAATTATTCCAAACCCGTTACGGTTTCATCTACACTTGCCAGTTATAATGCTAACTTCGCTGTAGACGAAAGCATTAAAACGTATTGGAGTGCCGCTACTGGCAATAAGGGCGAATGGATAGCAACCGACCTGGGAGGTATTTGTACAGTACACGCCATTCAACTCAATTATGCCGATCAGGATGTAAATTTCCTGGGAAAACAACAAGGCACTTATCATCAATATAAGCTATATCAAAGTGCGGATGGCAAAAACTGGAAATTGCTGATAGATAAAAGCAACAACAAAACCGATGTGCCACACGATTATATTGAATTGCCGAACCCGGTTCAAACCCGTTATATAAAGCTCGAAAATATTCATATGCCCGGCGGCAAATTCGCCATCAGCGGGCTACGGGTATTTGGTAATGGCAACGGCAATAAACCCGACACCGTAAAACAGTTTATTGTTTTGCGCACCGAAAAAGACAAACGCAGCGCCTGGTTAAAATGGTCGCCGGTTGACAATGCCTATGCCTATAATATTTACATGGGGCTGGCGCCGGATAAGTTATACAACTGTGTAATGGTATATAGCAACAATGAGTATTACTGTAAAGCTATGGATAAGGAAAAGCCCTATTACTTCACCATTGAAGCCATCAATGAGAACGGCGTATCGGCCAGAAGTAAAGTTATAAAAGCAGAATAA
- a CDS encoding glucoamylase family protein yields MIRFRLTLITIIFSFLLIRCSNSQKPINGEAKFTPDDEELFTQVQEQTFQYFWEGAEPHSGMARERINVDDVYPENDKNVVTTGGSGFGVMALLVGIHRNFITRGQGRQRLEKIVHFLQNADRFHGAWPHWMYGETGRVKPFGRKDNGGDLVETSFLLQGLLCARQFFAKGDSAEQVLAARIDTLWQDVEFDWYRHGENVLYWHWSPTYNWEMNFPVHGYNECLIMYILAASSQTHGVPPEVYHEGWAQNGQIVSRCPVFGYSLQLYHQGDSPYGGPLFWAHYSYLGLDPHGLRDRYADYWEENKNQTLINYAWCVKNPKYFKCYGPDSWGLTASYSVAGYAAHAPGQNTDLGVISPTAALSSFPYTPQQSMQALRHWYSDEKDKLYGPYGFYDAFSQSASWYPQKYLAIDQGPIVVMMENYRSGLLWNLFMSCPEVKTGLKSLGFVSPHFK; encoded by the coding sequence ATGATACGTTTCAGGCTAACCTTAATTACGATTATTTTTTCTTTTTTATTGATCCGTTGCTCGAACTCGCAAAAGCCAATTAATGGGGAAGCAAAGTTCACCCCAGATGATGAGGAACTTTTTACCCAGGTTCAGGAGCAAACTTTTCAATACTTCTGGGAGGGCGCCGAACCGCACAGCGGTATGGCCCGGGAACGTATTAATGTTGATGATGTATATCCGGAAAATGATAAAAATGTGGTTACAACCGGAGGAAGTGGCTTTGGTGTTATGGCGTTATTAGTAGGGATTCACCGCAATTTTATTACCCGCGGTCAGGGAAGGCAACGACTGGAAAAAATAGTTCATTTTCTGCAAAATGCCGATCGTTTTCATGGAGCCTGGCCACATTGGATGTATGGAGAAACAGGCAGGGTAAAACCCTTTGGCCGTAAGGATAATGGCGGCGACCTGGTTGAAACTTCTTTCCTGTTACAGGGCTTGCTTTGTGCCCGGCAATTCTTTGCAAAAGGCGATTCTGCCGAGCAGGTACTGGCTGCCCGCATCGATACGTTGTGGCAGGATGTAGAGTTTGACTGGTACCGCCATGGTGAAAACGTTTTGTACTGGCACTGGAGCCCCACCTATAACTGGGAAATGAATTTTCCGGTGCATGGTTATAATGAATGTTTGATTATGTATATCCTGGCGGCGTCTTCGCAAACGCATGGCGTGCCGCCAGAAGTATATCACGAAGGCTGGGCGCAGAATGGTCAGATTGTTTCACGCTGTCCGGTATTTGGTTATTCTTTACAACTATATCACCAGGGAGATTCGCCGTATGGCGGACCGCTGTTCTGGGCGCATTACTCCTACCTGGGGCTCGATCCGCATGGATTAAGGGACCGGTATGCCGATTATTGGGAAGAAAATAAAAATCAAACCCTCATCAATTATGCCTGGTGCGTAAAAAATCCCAAGTATTTTAAATGCTATGGACCCGACAGCTGGGGGCTTACTGCCAGTTACTCCGTGGCTGGTTATGCCGCGCATGCGCCGGGCCAGAATACTGATCTGGGTGTTATATCACCCACCGCAGCATTATCCTCCTTTCCCTATACCCCACAACAATCTATGCAGGCCTTGCGCCATTGGTACAGCGATGAAAAAGATAAACTCTATGGCCCTTATGGCTTTTATGATGCGTTTAGCCAGTCGGCTAGCTGGTATCCACAAAAGTACCTGGCTATAGATCAGGGGCCTATTGTTGTAATGATGGAAAATTATCGCAGCGGGTTGCTGTGGAATTTATTTATGAGCTGCCCGGAAGTAAAAACAGGGTTAAAAAGCCTCGGCTTTGTAAGCCCGCATTTTAAATGA
- a CDS encoding RagB/SusD family nutrient uptake outer membrane protein encodes MNTTKYILFLLLVMQATACKKYLDRETEDKQNSASIDYTNIGAMYSPVSGVYRTAAGENPGFVHWMDCGVRVVRGDDVAKGSSPNDQGTLTDIKNFQNDNPGVVTFWGNNNYWVDHYAVVLYCNNALGELDKYRANIPAGDATNLALYNQYRAEVRVIRAWAHILISRVFGDVPILKNNDNLPATTKSTVLEIRQWVISEMDSCISYLPDARPNQASPKGAVTKYTALLIKAKAAADAAGNNNGSSYWDIVLSATNDIIASHKFTLFPDFYQLWKIPGKLSDESLFELQFTDFGTSTGTNVLPGAFFTFQGPSGNQQGSPVSGWGFLSPTQTIVDFFNSRNDSVRLKTSVLFAGSSENSFVTTPSGDKIYGNSNAQTRFMGKAYLPANQMTPGRTDYGSNNNVRVLRYADVLLLNAEASIRKGQSGDVNYNLVHTRAKLSPVTGVTLQQVLDERRAEFACEWWGERYNDLIRTGQAATVLAPQGFAPGKEYVPVPQAQKDLNSNL; translated from the coding sequence ATGAACACAACTAAATATATTTTATTTCTACTGCTGGTGATGCAGGCAACAGCATGTAAGAAGTACCTGGACCGCGAAACGGAAGACAAGCAAAATAGTGCCTCCATCGATTACACCAATATAGGCGCTATGTATTCACCTGTGTCGGGGGTATATCGTACAGCAGCAGGTGAAAACCCGGGCTTTGTACACTGGATGGATTGTGGCGTACGGGTAGTACGTGGCGATGATGTGGCCAAAGGATCGTCGCCCAATGACCAGGGAACGCTTACGGATATTAAAAACTTTCAAAACGATAATCCGGGCGTGGTTACTTTCTGGGGCAACAATAATTACTGGGTCGATCACTATGCGGTAGTATTGTATTGCAACAATGCATTGGGCGAACTCGATAAATACCGGGCAAATATCCCTGCCGGGGATGCCACCAACCTGGCATTATATAATCAATACAGAGCCGAAGTAAGGGTTATCCGGGCCTGGGCGCATATCCTGATCTCACGGGTATTTGGAGATGTGCCTATTCTTAAGAACAATGATAATTTGCCGGCCACAACAAAAAGCACCGTACTGGAAATACGCCAGTGGGTGATCAGTGAAATGGATTCCTGTATAAGCTACCTGCCAGATGCCCGGCCTAACCAGGCTTCACCCAAAGGCGCTGTAACAAAATATACCGCTCTTTTAATAAAGGCTAAAGCAGCGGCTGATGCAGCCGGTAACAATAATGGAAGTTCGTATTGGGATATAGTTTTGTCTGCTACAAATGATATTATCGCCAGTCACAAATTCACCCTGTTCCCGGATTTCTATCAGCTCTGGAAAATCCCGGGCAAGCTGTCGGACGAATCATTATTTGAGCTGCAGTTTACTGATTTTGGCACCAGTACGGGAACCAATGTACTGCCTGGCGCATTTTTTACATTCCAGGGACCTAGCGGGAATCAGCAAGGCAGTCCTGTTTCGGGATGGGGATTTTTGTCGCCTACGCAAACTATTGTCGACTTTTTCAACAGCCGGAACGATTCGGTTCGCCTGAAAACAAGTGTATTGTTTGCAGGGTCAAGTGAAAACAGCTTTGTAACCACCCCATCTGGTGATAAAATTTATGGAAACTCGAATGCCCAAACCCGGTTCATGGGCAAGGCTTATTTGCCTGCCAATCAAATGACGCCGGGAAGAACAGACTATGGTTCCAATAACAACGTGCGCGTATTACGGTATGCAGATGTGTTATTATTAAATGCCGAGGCAAGTATCAGAAAAGGTCAGAGTGGTGATGTGAATTATAACCTGGTACACACCCGGGCAAAATTAAGCCCGGTAACAGGCGTAACCTTACAGCAGGTATTGGACGAACGCCGGGCTGAGTTTGCCTGTGAATGGTGGGGAGAAAGATATAATGACCTGATACGCACCGGCCAGGCTGCCACTGTATTGGCGCCGCAGGGCTTTGCGCCCGGTAAGGAGTATGTACCAGTACCACAGGCGCAAAAAGACCTGAACTCGAATTTATAG
- a CDS encoding TonB-dependent receptor, with product MKLAFAIILISCLHVTAGGYSQNRISVDFQSTQLKRALSFIEKNSNYRFLYNEKLVTNAPRITLTMVNAEVTEVLNRLLNNTGLSYQLMANNLVILKTGLAVMQDIRVTGRVTGTTGEPVAGASVIVKNTSIGTTTDGAGNYALTVPDSAVLVISSLGFETQEEAVNGRATINVTLKAADASSLQQVIVVGYGTSTKRDLTAPVAVVNTEELVKRTTASPMQALQGSVTGVQVITTGAPGGTPTVRIRGVGSFNNTSPLYVVDGMFVDNIDFLNPNDIGEMSVLKDASAAAIYGVRAANGVVIITTKKGKYNQKTRVTYNGYFGVQKPSGNYKLANGSQYAAMELAKQTSADSIRVTNSVAKFGGSGVNPTTNTDWYDELLKSSALMHNHSLDISSGSAKVNYTLGLNYFYQDGVMETDNSYKRYNGRFQIEAKPYDFLKMGITAHFTNFTQQNPNNGAFSLAYMASPLYPVFDPTNTLAKPDKYTSSSTLGFNNGVFNNPVAAAKYWYDKTKGFQVLPSVYLEADIIKNKLSVRSQLSQRYGSNLNQNYLPEYYVDNIQQARVSVLTTTEDRTQNYILDNLITYKDSKDKHHWTVLLGQSARQEQFRSTQVITDSIPPSQIYWYADQGSRRSNGYNETGFRNTSLSYFGRLEYNYAGKYLLTATFRADGTSKYQEKWGYFPSVGVGWVLSDEDFMKDNKIFDLLKLRGSWGKLGNDNVPPSSGYAVVYSGNDYSGIFNSTATSNGVPVTGYRIDPLFGTVKWEVVTEWDGGIDFSLLNKRLKGSVDYYHRQTSDLAFERTFPYISNIKVYGNWGKVNNSGIEVTLDWADKIGGLGYHIGGNITTVKNEVIDLNGLKNIPGGLAEFPTLSQVGDPFNFFYGYQVAGIYQNQAEVNADPNAVANGVKPGYFKYVDVNNDKKIDELDRVNLGSYLPKINYGFNLGADYKNFDLSIFFQGVGGSYILNNNRATRQKFPDMNGDEKFVTSLWTGEGSTNKYPSAIATTQSWNNSPSSFFVENGAYLRLQNIQLGYNFKVGGTNGASFRIYATADRPVIWTRYSGVTPEIATPAQLPKDRTAILSNSTYTQNTSFGYDTNVYPTTAVYSLGVRITY from the coding sequence ATGAAGCTTGCATTCGCTATAATACTAATCAGTTGTCTTCATGTTACAGCCGGTGGCTATTCTCAAAACAGGATCAGTGTTGACTTTCAGTCGACCCAATTAAAAAGAGCTTTATCATTTATAGAAAAGAACAGCAACTACCGGTTTCTGTATAATGAAAAACTGGTGACCAATGCTCCCCGCATAACACTCACAATGGTTAATGCCGAAGTAACTGAAGTGTTAAACAGGTTGTTGAACAATACCGGCCTCTCCTATCAATTAATGGCCAATAACCTGGTGATTCTAAAAACAGGGTTGGCTGTAATGCAGGACATAAGGGTAACGGGCAGGGTTACCGGTACTACAGGCGAACCGGTGGCCGGTGCATCGGTGATTGTCAAGAATACAAGCATTGGCACCACTACCGATGGGGCAGGCAATTATGCATTGACAGTACCGGATAGTGCGGTGCTGGTAATTTCTTCGCTGGGTTTTGAAACGCAGGAAGAAGCCGTTAATGGGCGCGCTACCATCAACGTCACATTGAAAGCAGCCGACGCCTCATCGCTGCAACAGGTAATTGTAGTAGGTTATGGTACCAGCACAAAAAGAGACCTGACGGCCCCGGTTGCGGTGGTGAATACGGAAGAGTTGGTAAAGCGCACCACAGCAAGCCCCATGCAGGCATTGCAAGGCAGTGTAACAGGCGTTCAGGTTATTACTACCGGAGCACCGGGCGGTACGCCTACTGTACGCATCAGAGGGGTTGGTTCGTTCAATAACACTTCGCCCTTGTATGTAGTGGATGGGATGTTCGTTGACAATATCGACTTTTTAAATCCCAATGATATTGGTGAAATGTCGGTCTTAAAAGATGCCTCCGCGGCTGCCATTTACGGGGTGCGGGCCGCAAACGGCGTTGTAATTATCACTACCAAAAAAGGAAAGTACAATCAAAAGACCCGGGTAACCTATAACGGGTACTTTGGTGTGCAAAAGCCTTCAGGTAATTATAAACTGGCCAATGGATCGCAATATGCAGCGATGGAGCTGGCCAAGCAAACTTCAGCAGATTCTATCCGCGTTACCAATTCAGTTGCCAAATTTGGCGGTAGTGGCGTAAACCCAACCACCAATACTGACTGGTATGATGAATTGTTGAAGAGCTCAGCGCTCATGCACAACCACAGCCTGGATATAAGTAGCGGCTCGGCTAAAGTAAACTACACACTTGGGTTGAATTACTTTTACCAGGATGGTGTTATGGAAACCGATAACAGCTATAAAAGATATAACGGCCGTTTTCAAATAGAAGCCAAACCGTATGATTTTTTAAAGATGGGTATCACGGCGCATTTCACCAATTTCACCCAACAGAATCCAAATAACGGTGCTTTTTCACTGGCGTATATGGCTTCGCCATTATACCCGGTGTTCGATCCTACCAATACATTGGCAAAGCCTGATAAATATACTTCTTCTTCCACGCTTGGGTTTAACAACGGCGTTTTTAATAACCCGGTTGCTGCTGCCAAATACTGGTACGACAAAACAAAAGGATTCCAGGTGCTGCCGTCCGTTTACCTGGAAGCAGATATCATAAAAAATAAATTGTCTGTTCGCTCCCAGTTAAGCCAGCGCTATGGTTCTAACCTGAACCAGAATTACCTGCCTGAATACTATGTTGATAATATTCAGCAGGCGCGGGTATCAGTGTTAACTACCACAGAGGATAGAACACAGAATTACATCCTGGATAATTTAATTACCTACAAAGACAGTAAAGACAAACACCATTGGACCGTATTGTTGGGTCAATCGGCCCGGCAGGAACAGTTCAGGTCAACCCAGGTGATCACCGATAGTATACCGCCTAGCCAAATATACTGGTATGCGGACCAGGGTTCCCGCCGGTCGAATGGTTATAATGAAACGGGTTTCAGGAATACCTCACTTTCTTATTTTGGCAGATTGGAGTATAACTATGCCGGTAAGTATTTATTAACGGCTACTTTCCGCGCCGATGGAACGTCGAAATACCAGGAAAAATGGGGCTACTTCCCTTCAGTTGGTGTGGGCTGGGTGCTGTCGGATGAAGACTTTATGAAGGACAACAAAATATTCGACCTGTTGAAGCTTCGCGGATCCTGGGGAAAACTGGGTAACGACAATGTGCCACCAAGCTCTGGTTATGCAGTTGTGTACAGTGGCAATGATTATTCAGGCATTTTCAACAGCACCGCTACCAGTAATGGCGTACCGGTTACCGGTTATCGCATCGATCCTTTATTTGGTACGGTAAAATGGGAAGTAGTGACCGAGTGGGATGGCGGTATTGACTTTTCACTTTTGAACAAGCGATTGAAAGGTTCGGTGGATTATTATCACCGCCAAACAAGCGACCTGGCATTTGAAAGAACTTTCCCTTATATAAGCAATATAAAAGTATATGGTAACTGGGGTAAGGTAAATAACAGCGGCATAGAAGTAACATTGGATTGGGCCGATAAAATAGGCGGGCTGGGCTATCATATAGGCGGAAATATTACCACTGTAAAAAATGAGGTGATTGACCTGAACGGCCTTAAAAACATCCCGGGTGGGTTGGCCGAGTTCCCAACCCTGTCGCAGGTAGGAGATCCATTCAACTTCTTTTATGGATACCAGGTAGCAGGTATTTACCAGAATCAGGCCGAAGTAAATGCCGACCCTAATGCGGTTGCCAATGGAGTAAAGCCAGGCTACTTCAAGTATGTAGATGTGAACAATGATAAAAAGATCGATGAGCTGGACCGGGTAAACCTGGGCAGTTATCTTCCCAAAATCAATTATGGGTTTAATCTTGGCGCGGATTACAAAAATTTTGACCTGAGCATTTTCTTCCAGGGTGTAGGAGGAAGTTATATCCTGAACAATAACCGGGCTACCCGGCAAAAATTCCCTGACATGAACGGGGATGAAAAGTTTGTAACCAGCTTGTGGACTGGCGAAGGTTCTACCAATAAATATCCTTCTGCTATTGCTACCACGCAATCATGGAATAACAGTCCAAGTTCATTTTTTGTAGAGAACGGCGCTTACCTGCGATTGCAGAATATACAACTGGGCTACAATTTCAAAGTAGGTGGAACAAATGGCGCTTCCTTCAGGATATATGCTACCGCCGATCGCCCGGTTATCTGGACCAGGTACTCGGGCGTTACGCCTGAAATAGCCACGCCGGCTCAGCTTCCGAAAGACCGGACCGCAATTCTATCCAATTCCACCTATACCCAAAACACCTCGTTTGGCTACGATACTAATGTTTATCCCACTACCGCAGTTTATTCACTTGGGGTAAGAATTACTTATTAA